Below is a window of Cytobacillus firmus DNA.
GAAATGGTCCATAGTGTGTCTCCCTGCTTTACTAGATAAGCTCTGATAACAGGTCCATCTTCCGGAATATATAGAGCTAAACCAGGTAAAATACCAGGTCCATTTTCAAGCCCATTTGCTGTTAATATAGTCAGGATCGGAATATTAAACTTTTGAGAAATGCTCCAAAGACTATCGCCTGCCTGAACGATGTGAATTCCCATAAAGCACCTCTTTTCACTTGCTTTTAAGTTAGTTTATGGGTGTGACAAGCCTAAATAGTACTAACTAAAAAATAAGGCATTATTAGAGTGTTTTCTATAATACCGGGGGTTGTTTCGGTGCTGCTGATGGATGGACGGATGCTTGCAATTCGCATTACTCTCAAAAAACAAGTGGCTTCAAGAATTCTTGATAGCCACTTTCTGATGCTTCTATAAATTACAGATAATCTGCTTCATGCCCTCCCAGTGAATCCATATGGCTTGCAATCATAGCAATGATCGTGCTTGCCTCTTCTTTACTGAAGATAAAGTGATCTTCATCCTTGATCATTTCCTCATCATCTGTCCAAATGCGATTGACCCTGCGCAGGACGCCATCACCTGTTTCCTGGACCACTCCAAACTGATAGGATACCTCCACTTCATCTTCCTTGAAAAAGGCGGTCACTTCAGGAGTTTCCCACTCTACATCTACTTCTTCAAAGATATCTCCTTCGCCGCCGAAGTCATATTCATCAGCGATGATAAAATCTTCGTCTTCTGATGCATAAATTTCTTTATTATCTTCAAATTCGAATTCATCATCTGCGCCATTCATGTAGTCATGAAGGCTTTCGTGGACGGTATCGATGATGTCTTCAATATCAAAAAGCATTGTTTTAGATGTATGGCCAAGTTCGAAGTCAAAGTCTTCTACATAGAATTCTTCATTATGCGGATCAAAGAAAAGTGTGCAAAAGTACTCTCGGTCATTATCATCGGTTTCAATGAAAAATTCCATTCTGGGATGCTTGGCACCCCGGTCAACCGACATATTGCCAATCTGATCATATTTATTGCAAATGGATTCAAGATGGTCCTGCAACTCACCGCTTACCCTGTCAAACCATTCTAGTGACATACTGCATCCCTTCCTCTCAAGGTTTTTCTCAAATCTATTGTTCCCACTTGCCTTTTTTTCAAGTATGGGATAATTAGCCAATAGAATTGGACGCGGGATGTCACTAAAAAGGCACCCGATATAAGTCGGGTGCCTGAGATAAAGTGAAACTTCAATCAGTGGGGGGTTTCCTTGTCCCCCACTGATTGTTAGTTGAACCAATCGGGCCTTACGGGCAGTTGACCCCCACTTATCCTCTTTGATTCAACTAAGTCTTGAAGTGGGGGTCTTACTGCCCGTTAGACTGCGATAAAAATTAAACCTGCAGACCGTAGTTTCGGCAAAGGGCTGCCAAACCACCTGAGAATCCGCTGCCAATTGCATTGAATTTCCAGTCGTTTCCATGACGGTATAACTCACAGAAAACTACGGCTGTTTCGATCGAAAAATCTTCTCCAAGATCAAAGCGAAGCAGCTCCTGATTATTGGATTCATCCACTAATCTTACGAATGCATTGGAAACCTGGCCGAAATTTTGCTGCCTTAATTCTGCATCATGAATCGTAACCGTTATGCCAATGCGATGGACGTGTGAAGGTATTTTAGTAAAATCAACAACAAGCTGCTCATCATCACCGTCCCCTTCACCAGTACGGTTGTCTCCTGTGTGAATAACTGCCCCGCTTGGATGCTGGAGATTATTATAGAAAATAAAATCATGATCATTTGCACATTTACTGTTTTCATCAGCCAAAAATGCTGATGCGTCAAGGTCGAAGTCATGGCCGCCGCTATATTTGTTTGTGTCCCAGCCCAGGCCGATTATGGCTTTAGTCAGACCGGGATTTGTTTTAGTAAGATCAATTCTTTGACCTTTTGATAATTGAATACCCAAGATACTCACTCCTTCATAAAACAAATCCATTTTTCATGACAGATCACCTGTGTGCAGGTTCTTCCTAAAGAGAAAGCCAGGAAAAGCTGCTGCTCTGCCTGGCAAAAATAGAACTTAACCTACCTGCAAGCCGAAGTCTGTTGCAATGCGGGCAAGTCCGCCCTGGTAGCCTGAACCGACAGCAGAGAATTTCCATTCTCCATTGTGACGGTATAATTCACCTACAACAATGGCAGTTTCAATCGAGAAATCTTCGCCCAGATCGTAACGGATTAATTCTTCATTTGTTTCTTCATTGACGATTCGAACAAATGCATTTGAAACCTGTCCAAAGTTCTGGCCGCGTCCTTCGCCATCATGGATAGTAATAACGAAAGAAATCTTCTCGATGGCGGCAGGAACAGCGCTAAGATTAACTTTGACTTGCTCGTCATCGCCATCGCCCTCACCTGTTCTGTTATCTCCTGTATGTACGACTGAGCCATTGCCTCCTTCAAGCTGGTTGTAGAAAATAAAATCTTTATCTGATGCACATTTGCCATTGGCATCTAATAAGAAAACACTGGCATCAAGGTCAAAATCCAAGCCGCCATCATATTTATTCGTATCCCATCCAAGTCCTACTATTACTTTAGACAATCCGGGATTCGTTTTTGTTAAATCAATTTTTTGCCCTTTCGATAAAGAAATACCCACGTTCATCCATCCTTTCAGGTTCAAAAATTTTTAACAGCTTCGCTGAAATACGCAGCTGTCAACTATGTACACCTTTAGTGTAAACGTTTCAAAAGAAATCGTAAACCGATTTGCTATTGAGCCGGGAAAAAAGTTCTATATTATCTCAACAGTTTGATGGATAATTCTGTTCCTTCCTTTTTTACCCGTTATTCTTTATAATATCTTGTTGGGCAGCTGGGTACAGAAAGGGTGATCGCACATGGCTGAACTAAAGCAGCTGGTTTTCTTTGATTTTGAAATGCTATGCAGCAAAAATGGCATGCTGTTTGAAGATATGGAGGCCATTCGTCTTGGTGCGGTAAAAGTGGATGTTGAATCAGGCAAGGTAACTGGATTTGACAGGTTCATCCGTCCGCAGCAGAACTCACCATTAAGTACTTTCTGCAAAGAATTGACTGGGATATCTGACTCTGATTTAGAGAAAGCGGATGACTTTCCTCAAGTGTTTAAGGATTTTCTCTTTTGGGTCGGCGGAGTTAAAAAAGCCAGATTCTTCTCCTGGTCGTCCAGTGATATCCTAAGACTGAAAGCCGATGCTTTGAGGCATAATCTTCCCCAGGCTACTATTGAAAAAATTACTAAAAGATATGTTGATTTTCAGGCTGTTTTCACAAAAAGAGCTTCCCGTACGGCAGCTTCTGTTGAAAAAGCGTTGTCCTTCTATGAACTTTCTTTTATCGGCGAACCCCATCATCCCATGTATGATGCTTATAATACACTGCGGATATATGAGTCATTTGAAGAGCATTTGGTAAAGACCGATTTAATTATGGTGCAGCAATTTATCTTTCAGGAAGCTGAACTCCCTCGTGTAGAAAGGCTCAGTCAGGAAATTAAGTATATATTCCAAAAAGACCTGGTGGAATTCTACTCCAATTTGAATGATGCCTTTCGTATGAAAGATGCCTGGAAATTAATTAAAAAAACAAAAAAGCTTGTTGAGAAATATGAGAATATCCTGCTGAGCCGTTCAGGCATTTTTGATAAAGAATTGATTACCGGAGTAGAAGAATTACTCAATTTTCATAAGGAACTTCAAATCGCTTACAGGGAACATTGTTCGTACACATCAAAAATTATGATTCTGCATGAGCAAATGGTTGAACCGCTGCAGAAAATATGCGTATAACATGGAGGTGACATAACTGTTGCCTCTTTTTTTATGTGGTTTTAAAATCGTTTAGCTTGGTATTCTTAAGATTTTCAGAGATAATAACAATACTAAAAATGAGGAGATGATACGTTTGGATAGAGTGCAGATGGCAGAAGATCTGTCGTTTTCAAGAATCGTCCATGGCCTTTGGAGACTGGCAGACTGGAAATTGTCAGATGAAGAGTTAATCACATTAATAGAACAGTGTTTTGAACTGGGCATAACGACATTTGATCACGCTGATATTTATGGAAGCTATACGTGCGAAAGCCTGTTTGGAAGGGCACTGGAGAAAAAGCCGGAGCTCCGCGGAAAAATGGAAATTGTTACGAAATGCGGGATTGTCCTCGAGTCACCAAACCGGCCCGAGCATAAATCACATCATTACAATACCGGAAAAAAACATATTATCGCTTCTGTTGAGAAATCATTGCAAAATTTGAAAACAGATTACATAGATACCCTGCTCATTCATCGTCCTGATCCTTTTATGGATCCTGGAGAAGTTGCTGATGCATTTTCAGCATTAAAATCCGCGGGCAAGGTTAGGCATTTTGGAGTTTCGAATTTTAAAAGCCATCAGTTCACGATGCTTCAGTCCTTCCTTGAAATGGACCTGATTACCAATCAAATTGAGCTGTCTGCCTTTCATCTCGAGAATTTCGAGGATGGCACTTTAAATTTGTGCATGGAAAAAAGAATTGCTCCGATGGCCTGGTCCCCCTTGGCCGGCGGAAAGATCTTCAGCAGCACCGAAGAAAAACCTGCGCGCCTTAGAACTGCATTGCTTAAAGTCGCAGAAGAAATCGGGGCGAATGATATTGATGAGGTTTTATTTGCATGGCTCTTAACCCATCCTGCCCGAATCATGCCAATCACCGGGTCCGGCAGGATCGAAAGAATTGAACGTGCTGTCCGTGCATTATCTTATAAACTTAACCGGGATCAGTGGTTTGAGATTTATCAAACTTCACTGGGGCATGATGTCCCTTAATAAAGAAAACAGCCCAATTCATAAATTGGGCTGTTTTTTTACATATTATTGAAAAACACTTTTAAAAGCAGGAGGAGATAATTCCACCTCTTCAAAAACTTTAGTCATGGAATTGATATATTCCTCTTTAAATGGCTCTGCTTCCGCCATATCTTCAGATCCTGCTTTTACAAGCTCTGCTTTTTTAGCATAGTATTGGGATAAGCTATCAACCGCAGCTTCAATATCCTTAGTATAGTCTGTTAATTCCTCCGGCACTGACACGGCTTTTGCGTCCTTTTCGAATGCTGCAGCTGCTTCAGCTGGATCCTGACCTTCAGCAGTTAAGCTGGCATCTGTGTTACGGATTACTTTTGTCACTTCTCCCTGATAGTTCAGCAGAGCCGAACGCACTTCTTTAGATTCATCAGCAGACTCTGTTGTTTCAGCTGCCGCCTCTTCCTTTTCTTCCCCTTTAGAAGCTTCTTCGTTTGAGCATGCTCCCAGCATGAGTGTCAGTGCAGCTGCTGAAAGCAAGAAAGGTAATTTCTTCATGCTTTTGTCCTCTCCTTCTTTTTGTTCAGAGGTAGTTTTGGTTGACTCCCTATGTAGTCAGATTGATGACATCCCTGCCAATTAACTGACAATTAATAATTTACCTATTTTTTGAATTTTTTGCAACACTTTTTATTACGATTTTCGAAATTTTTTAATAAAAGGCGCTGTTATATTTGTCTGTTGATTTCCGCTGCAGGCACTCCCTTTCCGTGGGCGGTCAGGGAGCCTCCTCGTCGCTATGCTCCTGCGGGGTCTCCCTTTGATCCGCACTCCCGCAGGAGTTTTGTGCCTTCCGCTCCAACCAACAGGGGTTAAAAAACAACAATAAGCCATAACAGAGCCTAATAAAAAGCAAGTAAGCTACGCTTAACAGAAAAATGTTTAGGCTTTTATCGCAGTCTTACGGGCAGTAATACTCCCATTTTAAGACTCAGCGGAATCAAAGGAGGATAAATGGGAGTCAAACTGCCCGTAAAGGCCCGATTGGTGAGATACAGTGAAACTTGCCGACGCGCAGGCAGAGGCTTAGTTGAACCAATCGGGTTCGTAGTGTCGATTGATCGAAGCGCTAGCGGAGATCTTAGCGACACTAGAACGCGACTAACAATCAGTGGGGGATAAAGAGCTCCCCACTGATAGAAGTTTCACTTTATAGGACAGTGCCCATCCCTCATAAAAAGATCATGCATAGGCTATAAAAAAGGTGAAAACTGAGGAGTGTTCCTATGGCACAAAAATCAAATGAGGATGCTAATCCTAAGCTTTATTTAAGCCATTCAGATACTGTTTCCAATCAGGGTACTTACCGTCTCAACTTTCTCCAGGAAGTAATAAAAGAGCAGCAGACCGTTAATACCCGCTTGTCTGAAACTTATGATGAGATGAAGACTCAGCTAGAGGATTCGTTTATTGATATGAGGAAGCTTGTAAAAAGTGCTGCCGGCAAACAAAGTAATCATATTGGGCATTTGACAGCTAAGATAGAAAAGCAGGATGCTTTTTTGGCGGGTTTTCTGGAAATGATGCATGAGCGCGAAAAGGAGAATAATTTATTGAATAAAAGGCTGGCTGTCTTGGAGGGAATGAATAAGGAGATTCTGGAAACTCTTGAAAATGAAGAGCCGGTAAACCAGAAAATACTTGAACAAATTTACTGTCAGGAAGCGGCAACACAGGCGCTTTCCCGTAAATTTGATAAATTCGAGGCATTTTCTGAAGAGGCCGTAACAAATTTTAAAGCACAGGAAGAAATGAAAGCAGAATTAAGCAAAAAGCTTGATGTCCAGGAAGTATTTCATAATACAGTAATGGAGCGTTTAGATCAGCAGTTCGCGTCATTTTCGGAGGAAGCTGAGAAAAAGTTTAAGACGCAGGAGCAATTGAAAGAAGAATTAAGCAATAAGCTTAGTGAACAGGAACAGGCCAGCAAGTCGATAATGGAACGTTTACATCGCCAGGAGGCGATCACTGAAAAGATCAGCAGACAATTGGATCATTTAAAGTCAATCGTTTATGAGCGTGCCTCCCACCTTACTGAACGCTTCGAAAAAAGCTTAAAACAGCTGTCAAAACCAGTCCACAGCTTCTTTGTCAGTCAGGAGGAAAAAGCAAGGGATGGCAAGAATAAAGAGTAAAAGAAAGAAGGCACCTGGAGAAGTGCCTTCTTTTCTAGCTTTAATCTAAAATTGTAACTTTAACAGTTTTTCTGCCAAAATTGATGGCATCTTCCTGAGATGGCATAAAGATATCAATCTTGTTGCCTTTAATGGCTCCGCCAGTGTCTCCTGCGACAGCTTCACCATATCCTTCAACATGGACTTTAGTTCCCAGCGGGATCACATTAGGATCTACTGAGATTACTTTTTGATCTGGATTTTCTTTTAAATTGATTCCTGTTGCTGTAATTCCTGAGCAGCCTTCACAATTAGCTGTGTAGGCTGTTGCTTCCATATTCAGCACTTTTTGAGTTGCTTCATCATTTGCATTTTCCGCAGGTTTTTCAGAAGCAGGCTCGGCAGCTGGTTTGGATTCCGCTGCAGGCTTGGCAGGCTCAGATGCAGGCTTTGATTCCGCTGCAGGATTAGCAGGTTCCGGATTAGACTCTGCGACTGGCTTTGCTTCTGGAGCCGGCTGTGATTTTTCAGCTGGCTGTGTTTGTTTTACTGCAGGCTGTTCAGATTTTTGCTCTGAAGCAGCTGCTGTTTTTGCAGGCTGTTCGGACTTTGCCGGAGCAGCCTGAACTGGAACAGCTGCAGCATTAACAGCTTTGGCATCCGGATAAAGAATTAATTCATCGTCCGGACGAATTAAATCAGAACTCAAGCTGTTCCATTCTTTGATTGCCTCAGCTGTGACACTATGCTCTCTTGCTATATCCCATAAAGTATCGCCTTTTGATACTATGTATTTCTTTTCAGGGTATACATTAAGTACATCATCCGGGTGGATGATATGCGAAGACAGCCCGTTCCATTCTTTAATCATGTCAACTGGTGTATTATATGACTGGGAAAAATCCCACAAAGTATCGCCTTTTTTTACTGTCACTTCTTCAGCTTGTACATTCGCACCTGCTGTTCCGGTAATTGCGGCAGCTGCTACAAAAGTTAAAATTGATTTTTTCATATGATAGAACCTCCCGTATAGCTCGTTTTTAGCTAACGGGGATAATAATAACATGGAATCTTTACTAAAAAAGAACAAACAGATAATAATCCCGTTACGGATATAACAGCCTCATAACAAACATATTTCAAAGTCAGGTGCCGTTTTAGACTGAAAGTGGTGCTTTTCCTGTTATCATGGGATTCGATCCAATGTTTTTATAATTTGTCCATTTATTGGCAATATCTATTTTTAAACAGGAGAGGAATTAATTTCTAATGAAAAAGCCAATCCGATTAGGATTGGCTAGGCAGATTTCGCAGGCAAAACAATATTGAATGTCGTACCTTTATTTAATTCACTCTCGATAAATACTTTGCCATTATGGCTTTCAATAATTTTAAAGCTGACCATCAAGCCTAAACCATTCCCATTTTTCTTGGTTGTAAAAAATGGTTCTCCGATATTTTTCAATTTTTCCTGTGGTATTCCGACACCTGTATCCTGTATCGCTATCTGCACCTGGTTATTTATGATAGCTGCTCTGACTGTAATATCTCCTCCATCAGGCATCGCTTCAATTCCATTTTTGATAAAATTAAGGAAAACCTGTTTAAGGCGGTTTTCGTCACATTCAATCTGGATGATATCCCGTTCATATTCGAAACGAATTTTCACGTCCCGTTTCCGGGCTTCGAATTCCAGAAAAGAGATGACATTCTTTATAATAGGTATGATATCTCTTTCTTCCAGTTCAGCGGCTTTTGGCTTAGCAAGAACCATAAAATCTTCTACTATATGATTTACCCGGTCAATTTCATCTAAAATGATGCTTAAGTATTCCTGTCTCTCTTCATTCGTTTCATCCAGCTGAAGGAACTCTGTATATCCTTTCATTGTTGTCAGCGGATTGCGGATTTCATGGGCAACCCCTGCAGCAAGCTGGCCCACTGCTGCCAGTTTATCCTGCCGATGCAGCACTTCCTCTGTTGTTTTCCTCTCGGTAATATCGTTTCTTATGGCTAAGTATTGATAAGGTTTTCCGTTCGCATTCATGAACGGCACGATTGTTGTATGGACCCAGTAATAAGACCCATCCTTTGCTTTATTTCGTATTTCCCCTCTCCATACTTCACCAGAGCCAATTGTTTTCCATAAGTTCTTAAAAAAATCTTTTGAATGCAGATTTGAATTTAATAACGAATGGTTTTGTCCTATCAGCTCTTGCCTGCTGTACTGGGAAATTTCACAAAACCTCTCATTTACATTGGTTATAATCCCTTTTTCATCAGTGAATGCAATAATGGAAGACTGATCAAGAGCAAATTTAATATCGTTAACCTCTTTCAAGGAATTTTTGAGATTGGCTTCAGCAGTTTTCAAGGCAGATATATCTGTCCGGATGGAAACATACTGATACGGTTTATTCTTTTTGCTGAGGAAGGGTACAATTGTTGTCTCGACCCAATAAAAGCTTCCGTCCTTTGCTTTATTTCGTATTTCTCCCTTCCATATTTCCCCCGACCCAATCGTTTTCCATAGTTGGTGGAAAAACTCTGGCGGATGATATCCTGAATTTAAAATATTATGATTTTTGCCCAGCAGTTCATATTCTTCATATTTGGAAATCTCAA
It encodes the following:
- a CDS encoding TerD family protein; translation: MGIQLSKGQRIDLTKTNPGLTKAIIGLGWDTNKYSGGHDFDLDASAFLADENSKCANDHDFIFYNNLQHPSGAVIHTGDNRTGEGDGDDEQLVVDFTKIPSHVHRIGITVTIHDAELRQQNFGQVSNAFVRLVDESNNQELLRFDLGEDFSIETAVVFCELYRHGNDWKFNAIGSGFSGGLAALCRNYGLQV
- a CDS encoding TerD family protein, which gives rise to MGISLSKGQKIDLTKTNPGLSKVIVGLGWDTNKYDGGLDFDLDASVFLLDANGKCASDKDFIFYNQLEGGNGSVVHTGDNRTGEGDGDDEQVKVNLSAVPAAIEKISFVITIHDGEGRGQNFGQVSNAFVRIVNEETNEELIRYDLGEDFSIETAIVVGELYRHNGEWKFSAVGSGYQGGLARIATDFGLQVG
- a CDS encoding 3'-5' exonuclease, with protein sequence MAELKQLVFFDFEMLCSKNGMLFEDMEAIRLGAVKVDVESGKVTGFDRFIRPQQNSPLSTFCKELTGISDSDLEKADDFPQVFKDFLFWVGGVKKARFFSWSSSDILRLKADALRHNLPQATIEKITKRYVDFQAVFTKRASRTAASVEKALSFYELSFIGEPHHPMYDAYNTLRIYESFEEHLVKTDLIMVQQFIFQEAELPRVERLSQEIKYIFQKDLVEFYSNLNDAFRMKDAWKLIKKTKKLVEKYENILLSRSGIFDKELITGVEELLNFHKELQIAYREHCSYTSKIMILHEQMVEPLQKICV
- a CDS encoding aldo/keto reductase, with the translated sequence MDRVQMAEDLSFSRIVHGLWRLADWKLSDEELITLIEQCFELGITTFDHADIYGSYTCESLFGRALEKKPELRGKMEIVTKCGIVLESPNRPEHKSHHYNTGKKHIIASVEKSLQNLKTDYIDTLLIHRPDPFMDPGEVADAFSALKSAGKVRHFGVSNFKSHQFTMLQSFLEMDLITNQIELSAFHLENFEDGTLNLCMEKRIAPMAWSPLAGGKIFSSTEEKPARLRTALLKVAEEIGANDIDEVLFAWLLTHPARIMPITGSGRIERIERAVRALSYKLNRDQWFEIYQTSLGHDVP
- a CDS encoding LysM peptidoglycan-binding domain-containing protein produces the protein MKKSILTFVAAAAITGTAGANVQAEEVTVKKGDTLWDFSQSYNTPVDMIKEWNGLSSHIIHPDDVLNVYPEKKYIVSKGDTLWDIAREHSVTAEAIKEWNSLSSDLIRPDDELILYPDAKAVNAAAVPVQAAPAKSEQPAKTAAASEQKSEQPAVKQTQPAEKSQPAPEAKPVAESNPEPANPAAESKPASEPAKPAAESKPAAEPASEKPAENANDEATQKVLNMEATAYTANCEGCSGITATGINLKENPDQKVISVDPNVIPLGTKVHVEGYGEAVAGDTGGAIKGNKIDIFMPSQEDAINFGRKTVKVTILD
- a CDS encoding PAS domain S-box protein: MTEIIVSFNPILIFAAVILTIMASYTALDLFTLIKSSESNQRFLFLGGTFSLGIGIWIMNFIGMVAININASGSYNIPLTLLSMIFGISFTGMAFSAVIGRQLKKGNLLAGSFFLTMAVLSIHVTGMYAIGMNVQFGSIVFLISTLIIFASFLFSLWMLFYSKSLSYSRHIWIKPLSALIIAGAVVEGYFLLIRSSSFYPNGEISREGDSPGTFLIFLVLFAAILILSGLIASSTLMSKRLEASDTNLHDIQAALDESSIVAITDPKGSITYVNDKFVEISKYEEYELLGKNHNILNSGYHPPEFFHQLWKTIGSGEIWKGEIRNKAKDGSFYWVETTIVPFLSKKNKPYQYVSIRTDISALKTAEANLKNSLKEVNDIKFALDQSSIIAFTDEKGIITNVNERFCEISQYSRQELIGQNHSLLNSNLHSKDFFKNLWKTIGSGEVWRGEIRNKAKDGSYYWVHTTIVPFMNANGKPYQYLAIRNDITERKTTEEVLHRQDKLAAVGQLAAGVAHEIRNPLTTMKGYTEFLQLDETNEERQEYLSIILDEIDRVNHIVEDFMVLAKPKAAELEERDIIPIIKNVISFLEFEARKRDVKIRFEYERDIIQIECDENRLKQVFLNFIKNGIEAMPDGGDITVRAAIINNQVQIAIQDTGVGIPQEKLKNIGEPFFTTKKNGNGLGLMVSFKIIESHNGKVFIESELNKGTTFNIVLPAKSA